Proteins co-encoded in one Chionomys nivalis chromosome 6, mChiNiv1.1, whole genome shotgun sequence genomic window:
- the Dennd1c gene encoding DENN domain-containing protein 1C, which produces MQMVPRFCFPFDIEREPPSPAVQHFTFALTDLAGNRRFGFCRLRAGAWSCLCILSHLPWFEVFYKILNTMGDLLAQNQVSEAEELLQNLQRHPLPEPGFSGEPETGSSSTIWSKCGILPPTLGNSKLLSCFVAPDSAGLPSIPENRNLTELVVAVTDENIVGLFAALLAERRVLLTASKLSTLTACVHASCALLYPMRWEHVLIPTLPPHLLDYCCAPMPYLIGVHTSLSERVREKALEDVVVLNADSNTLETPFDDMQALPPDVVSLLRLRLRKVALSPGEGVSRLFLKAQALLFGGYRDALVCIPGQPVTFSEEAFLAQKPGSPLQTFHKRAVHLQLFKQFIETRLEKLNAGEGFSDQFEQEIVACCGASSGALRSYQLWVESLKKGGDALLHSMKAKTRPAVRNMYRSAKSGLKGVQNLLMIKDGDSGLQRGGSLRTPSLISRSDRLQQRLPISQHFGQNRPLRPSRRFRREGVPSQPLGERSPTLSPKDTQSPWAEETLDGSFLGSGELDLLSEILDSLSVETKSGGRLRASQSLDCCQQEASESCFSLPDSPARSPWQLEDDVQSLEAQPWSLPEDLPSLQDTPSLEVASYYENCSEPPSDISPPASSATSVDPSSREPECPAPTELDPRIPQSPCSRLLIVPTQSSPPESPQVLASTEHNPDTVGTLQPIQSPSHSSSPESPRNQPLQVLSDQTRAQTLKEHGVTNRQGPPVRQPRVAELKKCFEK; this is translated from the exons ccaccttCCCTGGTTTGAAGTGTTCTACAAGATCCTCAATACTATGGGGGACCTCCTAGCCCAGAACCAA GTCTCAGAGGCTGAAGAACTCCTCCAGAACTTGCAGCGACACCCTCTTCCTGAACCAGGGTTTTCAGGGGAACCAGAGACG GGCAGCAGCTCGACCATCTGGAGCAAGTGTGGGATCCTGCCGCCTACTCTGGGGAATAGCAAATTG CTTTCTTGTTTTGTGGCCCCGGATTCTGCCGGCTTGCCCTCTATTCCTGAGAAC AGGAATCTCACGGAGCTGGTGGTCGCCGTTACGGATGAGAACATCGTGGGGCTCTTCGCGGCGCTGCTGGCTGAGAGAAGGGTCTTGCTCACCGCCAGCAAGCTCAGCACT CTGACAGCCTGCGTTCATGCATCCTGCGCTTTGCTCTACCCCATGCGCTGGGAGCACGTCTTGATCCCCACGCTGCCCCCGCACCTGCTTGATTACTGCTG TGCGCCCATGCCCTACCTCATCGGAGTCCACACCAGTCTCTCTGAG AGAGTTCGGGAGAAAGCACTGGAAGATGTTGTGGTGTTGAACGCTGACTCTAACACGCTGGAGACACCGTTTGACGACATGCAAGCACTGCCCCCAGATGTC GTGTCCCTGCTGAGGCTTCGGCTAAGGAAGGTGGCTCTGAGTCCCGGGGAAGGGGTGTCCCGTCTCTTCCTCAAAGCCCAGGCTCTGCTCTTTGGAGGGTACCGCGACGCGCTTGTCTGCATCCCG GGTCAGCCGGTGACCTTCAGTGAAGAAGCCTTCTTGGCTCAGAAGCCGGGGTCGCCGCTGCAAACCTTCCACAAGAGGGCAGTGCACCTGCAGCTGTTCAAGCAG TTCATCGAAACCCGACTGGAGAAACTCAATGCTGGGGAAGGCTTCTCAGACCAATTCGAGCAAGAGATCGTTGCCTGCTGTGGGGCTTCCTCAG gCGCCCTGCGCTCCTACCAGCTCTGGGTAGAGAGTCTTAAG AAAGGTGGCGATGCCCTCCTGCATTCAATGAAGGCCAAAACCCGACCAGCTGTCAGGAACATGTACAGATCG GCGAAGAGTGGCCTGAAGGGTGTGCAGAACCTGCTAATGATTAAG GATGGAGACTCTGGCCTTCAGAGGGGGGGCTCCCTGAGAACCCCGAGCCTCATCAGCCGCTCAGATCGCCTGCAACAGCGCCTGCCTATCAGCCAGCACTTTGGGCAG AACAGACCCCTCCGCCCTAGCAGGAGATTCAGGCGGGAAGGAGTACCTTCCCAACCCCTCGGAGAGAG GAGTCCTACCTTGAGCCCCAAGGACACCCAGAGTCCCTGGGCAGAGGAAACTCTAGATGGCAGCTTCCTGGGGTCTGGAGAACTGGATCTGTTGAGCGAGATTTTAGACAGTCTGAGCGTGGAAACCAAGAGTGGTGGCCGGCTGAGGGCCAGCCAGAGCTTGGACTGCTGCCAGCAGGAGGCGTCGGAGAGCTGCTTCAGCCTG CCTGACAGCCCAGCGAGGTCACCATGGCAACTAGAAGATGATGTGCAATCCCTGGAAGCCCAGCCCTGGTCCTTGCCAGAGGACCTGCCATCTCTGCAGGACACCCCATCTTTAGAGGTGGCAAGCTATTACGAGAACTGTTCTGAGCCGCCCTCAGACATCTCTCCTCCGGCATCTTCAGCCACTTCAGTAGACCCAAGCAGCCGAGAACCCGAGTGTCCTGCTCCCACCGAGCTGGACCCTAGAATCCCACAAAGCCCTTGCTCCAGGCTCCTCATAGTGCCCACTCAGTCCAGCCCTCCAGAGAGCCCCCAAGTTCTTGCCTCCACAGAGCACAACCCTGACACTGTTGGGACATTACAACCCATTCAGTCTCCCTCACACTCCAGTTCTCCAGAGAGCCCCAGAAACCAGCCTCTCCAGGTCCTGAGTGATCAGACTCGAGCCCAAACCCTCAAGGAGCATGGAGTTACCAACCGGCAGGGGCCCCCAGTCAGGCAGCCTCGCGTGGCTGAACTGAAAAagtgttttgaaaaataa
- the Crb3 gene encoding protein crumbs homolog 3 — protein sequence MATPGLGLLLAVGLPMLPAGWSQAPTAPDPFNSTTPSPDPDSSGGLSSEGVVAIAVVFSILGVILLAVGLFLLMRKLREKRQTEGTYRPSSEEQFSQASAEARAPQDSKEPVRGCLPI from the exons ATGGCGACCCCAGGCCTGGGGCTGCTCCTGGCAGTTGGTCTGCCGATGCTGCCCGCCGGTTGGAGCCAAGCGC CCACAGCCCCGGACCCTTTCAATAGCACGACTCCATCCCCAGACCCTGATTCCAGTGGGGGCCTG TCTTCAGAGGGCGTTGTAGCCATCGCTGTGGTCTTTTCCATCCTGGGAGTCATCCTCCTAGCGGTGGGACTGTTCCTGCTGATGCGGAAACTTCGAGAAAAACGCCAGACAGAGGGCACCTACCGGCCCAGCAGTGAGGAGCAG ttttcccaGGCATCAGCTGAGGCCCGGGCCCCCCAGGACTCCAAGGAGCCAGTGCGGGGCTGCCTGCCCATCTag